In the Coriobacteriia bacterium genome, one interval contains:
- a CDS encoding biotin transporter BioY, translating to MGDGREVRATGSAAGSGVSPVAMAQVGVVIALLAVSAQVSVAIGPVPFTLQTLVVALAAMVLTPGQAAAALAGYVLLGALGLPIFSLMRGGIAMIAGPTGGFLYGFILSAFLGSLARRLVSGPTRVRAIAGDVACAAVVLVVCYVVGTVHLMLVGNMGVAAALGVAVVPFILPDIFKCAAAGLVAAALRKAIPSIAAR from the coding sequence ATGGGCGACGGGCGAGAGGTGCGGGCGACAGGTTCGGCTGCGGGTTCGGGCGTCTCGCCAGTTGCCATGGCGCAGGTGGGCGTCGTCATCGCACTTCTCGCCGTATCTGCCCAGGTGAGCGTCGCCATTGGCCCGGTTCCGTTCACGCTGCAGACGCTCGTCGTTGCCCTGGCTGCCATGGTGCTGACGCCCGGCCAGGCGGCTGCGGCGCTTGCGGGCTATGTGCTGCTCGGCGCGCTTGGCTTGCCGATTTTCTCGCTCATGCGCGGTGGCATCGCGATGATCGCCGGTCCCACGGGCGGCTTTCTGTACGGCTTCATCCTCTCGGCGTTTCTCGGCTCGCTTGCACGGCGTCTTGTGAGCGGACCCACGCGAGTGCGTGCCATCGCCGGTGACGTGGCGTGCGCCGCTGTCGTGCTCGTGGTGTGCTACGTCGTCGGCACGGTGCATCTCATGCTCGTGGGCAACATGGGCGTTGCGGCTGCGCTTGGCGTCGCGGTTGTCCCCTTCATTCTGCCTGACATTTTCAAGTGCGCCGCCGCCGGTCTTGTGGCTGCCGCGCTGCGCAAGGCCATCCCCAGCATCGCCGCGCGGTAA
- a CDS encoding biotin--[acetyl-CoA-carboxylase] ligase, translating into MSVVSLTGSTNDDVRELARLGAPQGTAVAAHAQSVGRGRRGHAWASPEGGLYLSIVLRPGVGPQNFVGLPAVCALGALRAVREATGLATRVGIKWPNDLVIDNRKLAGLLVEAGAGEGGPFAVLGIGINLARPRATGEEVVPAPAGAASPSPLEPVYLADELPAGALPDFEVLATLVRDRVVEACDAWASEVRGGRAKAGPLAPILSEYFDCVPMLGHPVVALGPEGVEICRGMFVAVDVWGRVTVRTSAGQEVMLAAEQASLRSLE; encoded by the coding sequence GTGAGCGTCGTCTCTTTGACGGGCTCGACGAACGATGACGTGCGCGAGCTTGCCCGGCTGGGCGCCCCCCAGGGAACGGCCGTGGCGGCGCACGCCCAGAGTGTCGGACGTGGGCGGCGCGGCCATGCGTGGGCGTCGCCGGAGGGCGGCCTGTACCTGTCGATCGTGCTGCGCCCTGGCGTGGGCCCGCAGAACTTCGTGGGACTGCCAGCCGTGTGTGCCCTCGGTGCGCTGCGCGCCGTGCGCGAGGCTACGGGCCTGGCAACGCGCGTCGGCATCAAGTGGCCCAACGACCTTGTCATCGACAACCGTAAGCTCGCTGGCCTGCTCGTCGAGGCGGGTGCGGGCGAGGGCGGGCCGTTTGCCGTACTTGGCATCGGCATCAACCTGGCGAGGCCGCGCGCGACGGGCGAGGAGGTTGTTCCCGCGCCTGCGGGGGCCGCGTCGCCGAGCCCTCTCGAGCCGGTCTACCTTGCCGACGAGCTGCCCGCTGGGGCGCTGCCGGACTTCGAGGTGCTGGCGACGCTCGTGCGCGACCGCGTCGTCGAGGCGTGCGATGCCTGGGCGTCCGAGGTGCGCGGCGGCCGCGCGAAGGCCGGCCCCCTCGCGCCCATCCTGTCGGAGTATTTCGACTGCGTGCCGATGCTGGGGCACCCAGTCGTGGCGCTTGGGCCTGAGGGCGTGGAGATCTGCCGGGGCATGTTCGTCGCCGTTGACGTCTGGGGCCGCGTGACGGTGCGGACGTCTGCCGGCCAGGAGGTCATGCTCGCCGCCGAGCAGGCGTCGCTGCGCTCGCTCGAGTAG